atttaattaaaatgtttggcattttttttgtatgtttttGGTTTGGCCCGCATCGAAATGctatttttttccatttaatttcatttagaCTGCTGACAGCAGGCGCAAATATTTGGCATTTACCCGCACCACTGccttgtgtgtgtttttcgcCTGACGAGTTTTTGGCGAAAAGTGCCACATATCCAAGGACCAGGATCAGAGGCCATTTATCATCGCCACATGCGGCGGCGTGACCTTTGCGACGACATGTAAGTTAATTAATCTAACTGGCCAGACGGCCAAGGTCGTGCATCGCAATTAAGCATGGCAGCTGATGATGAAGGGAATTTACCTTCGCGACCAGacgcataaatttcaatttgcacctatgcatttaaattgatgGCGATGGAGGTCatgcagcaggagcagcatgCTGCATATGCGAAAAGTTGTTCGCGCCGCGCTTCAATGCGCAATTAGCGGACCATGGCCCATAAATTATTTGAACCGCCGGcgggggaaaatgggaaatggaaaatggcgGGCGGAAATGAATGCCCAGCAGGGCGAATAAACAGATGAGCGTGCGAAATTCGCCCAGCAACCCGAATGCTTGGGCCTAAAGTATGCACTTCAGGTAGTTGGGACGAGGACCAGGCTCAAAGTGCGTAAACGAGATAACCGACCCACAGATATATTGTTATCCATCACGTGACTGCAGCGGGAATCACGTGCTCAGTCCATGTTCAATGCCGAACTTCCGCAAGCGGGCGCAATCAAATTAACCTTGGctcacgcggcgtatgcgcaatatttcTGCCATTTAAGCCCAGCGCTTTGATAAATGCGGCTAAGTGGCTTTGTTTGCTCCCAATGCGAACAAATTCGATCGGCGCGCAGCGGCCGGGGACTCTCTCATGCATTTTAAACATTTCGCCAATGCAAATGCCAATAAATCTCGGCTTTTGTCTCGCCCTCAAAGGCAATGCACCTTTGTTGAAAACTTTTGCCCAGCTCTCGGACGCTTTAATTatgcagccagcagcagcagcagcagtctcATTATGCCGAAGTGACATTTTTCAGCTGCCCGACGGAGTTTTTCGCCAAAATTGccaactttatttttattgcatttttaaacTTTGCCCTTACGCGAAAGTTCAggctaaaatatttatatttgccaTCACGCCTCGCAAATACACAGGGCTGTTTGTATTCGTTTTTATCTTCTTGTGGTCCCGGCTAAGTAGAACTATTTGCAGCTGCTCCAGTAAACTTTTCCCACCTACCAGGTCATAGAATCCCGATCCCAGGCCAGAGTTCTTTTTGCCAATTTTACTTTATGCGGCATAGGGTCTATGCTTCTGGCCCGGCACGCCCAGCGTGTCCTGGCTAACAGCAACTTAACAGagcgctctctctctctccgcCTCTCTTCTTTGCGAGTGTCCTGCTCTCACGGCCAAAGCTCCGCGAAGGTTAGACTTTGCTGTGTGTTTGCAGGACCTGCTGACTTTGCGCCGTGTGTGTTTGCGCTGGCCGAGGCTGTCGGCAAACTCGACGAGTCCTGCCACGTTTAAATACAGCACGCACAGACGTCtggcaatttattccaagtTCGGCCGGCTTTTGTTGCACTTGGCTGCTGTGAGTAGTCGGCTCGCGATCTCAGCCAGAATCGCGTATTGTGATTGTTGCCGAAAGATGTGAAGAATTCGGTTTTTAACTTAAAGTGCACGGTAATGAGAAACTAAATGTTACTCCTAGAGTTCAGTGTATATAAGCCAACTATCTTGCTTTTTGTCTAAAAGAGGCTTGTGTAAATTATGGAAAATAATTagcttaaaataattaatttagcttttaggataaaaaataacaagcAAGCACATGCAAACTACATTCTTTTGGACTTATAATTGCCTCgatatatttaaatgaagtTTTACCAAACAAAAAAGTTGGCCAATTGTATTCGTTTGAAAAACTCTAAACACGTTTCTGCAGCTTTACTATTAAATACAGGACACAAAAATTGATATAGTGCAAATTACATTACtatatacaattttaaaaattatattattttgtgGGTAGTTCTTTTTTTAAAACCGTTGGTAAAAATGTTCAGTATTTAAAGAGTCGATGCCATGGTCTCCTTTTTTTCGGTCACAAGAAATTTCGTTTTCTATTTGGCTTTAAGGTCAAGCAATTTTAGAAATTGCAAAACTTTTTTAAATCAAAGCCAAAACAAAGGCCAAACAACGATTTCGTTATAAATTTTACGGTCAATGCAAACAACGTACACGCGTTTatgaaataacaataacaCACAGTCTGGCAGTTTTAGTATGCTTGGCTCAGCTTTGAAACATCCCCGAATGCCATACAGCATATTTCAATTATCGtctaaatttgttttgctCGTCATAaatctctttctctctctcgaCCATGTTTTCCAACCAGTGCAGCAAGGAGTCCAGACAAGACGAACAAACTCTCGAGACGAGGTAAATAGATGACAGCAATGAATGCGGATGAGACAAAGCAGGCTGGAATGCCTCAAGGAgccgaggaggagcaggaatCGGAGAAGGAGCAGAAGAAGGAGAGCGATGGAGCATGGCAGTGTGATCCTGAGACCAGAATAGTGGCTCCGCCGCCCAGGCAGCGGACTCTAACAAGGACAGCCGAGCTGGATGCGGACTGCGAGGACATCGAGTTGGATGCGGACGATGGCGTGGACGATGCGGCGGATAGCATCACCTTGGAGTTGGCACTATCGCCGCACAGCAGCACCACGCCCACGCCCTCGCCCACCACCGCCGACGAGGACTTCGCCCAGCTGGACAACAGCAAGCCCTTCAAGGTGGGTATTCCACTCGCTACTCGCACATCCTTCATGTCCTTTGTGGCATTTAGCCACGCTACCTGGCGCCCCGTCAACTGGGCCAGCATTTCGTTAAGTGATTACTGCGGTGCTATTGTTACGCTTGATGGGTATatagaaaaaaatacaaaaattaaactGAAAACGGAGGAAAAAGTTTGACGGTCAGGACGAACAAAGTGAAGGGTTCCCCGACGGAACGGCCACTTCAAAGCCTTCGGCGTTGAGTGGCATCATCGACATTGGCACTGCTGCTGAAGTGTTGCTACCGGTGCTTTATTCGCCCTTTAAGCATTCGTCCAACTTTTCAATCCGCTGCAAGAGCTGGTGCGGGAAAAATTCCGGGAAAACAGAGCTGTTTCCTTTTGCCCACTCCCCACTGCCTTCACCATGGCAAACTCCATTTGATTGTGGGGATTGCGTGGCCCTGCCCAATTTGGAGCACAGAATGAAATGATTAAGGTCACAAATAGTCGCTGTCAATTCTGCAAAGTTTACGAAACAATTTACGCATCCATTTACCTTTTTAAGAAACTTTGCATTTTAAAGTTAAAACTCTAGAAACTGTGTGTGTGAAAAATACAACACATCAACTTTTGCAAAAATATAACAAGTTTGCTTAGTATTGATATGATTTAActcttaaatttaaatgatttaaatgAAACGTTTACAGTAATATCCAATTACCCACTTATAGTAAGTCATGCTCAGTTTAAATCACCAACACTATTAACATAATAATACCATATAGTATAGACCATATTTCACCCTCTACTCAGATTAGCTCCTTgcacattttttgtttgtgtggCTGGTCAAcaatggaaatttaattaaaatgttcaaACTGCTCAGCTGCATAGGGTAGTGGGATCAACATGCGGGCGCCCAAGTGCCTCGTATATCATTGTGGACCAGCCAGCTGGCCAATCATCCAGCCATTCCGCCAATCGCCTccagtgccacgcccataTCTAAGCCGCCTCGTGGCGTCTGTGTGGGCGGCGATAACGATAAGTAGGTGTCTGTCTTGGCCACGCCAGCTGCACACCCTAATCGATGTATTGTGTGTTAACGGCATCAGAGCGATGGCCATAACAATATAAACTGGCCAAAAGATCGGCGTCTACGAGCTATCAAGTGGCTGTAAATTTGCCAGGCGAAAGCAATTAATTGACGGCTTGACGTGGCCGAAACGCGATGTCATTTGTCAGTGGCAACCGACcggtgatgatgatgggtgagCGTGGGCCACGTGACGTATGCGTAATTCATGCGCATTCCGGCTAATTAATAAGCCCTCATCTTGTCTGCCATCTGACACGGGCATCTTCTTTATCGAGCTTTCGAGGGAATCGCCAAGTGCCTCATTCAAAACACTGGCTTTCCTGGAGATTTGTATAATCCCTTTGACTAATTCCAGAAGCAGCTAAATGAGAGTGGAAATTAAGGAAAGGGTTGGTAGTCAGATACCAATTAATATGCCAACACATGAATGCGTGAGGTGGGGTTAATATTATCCTGTATGAAAATACAGGATACTGATTAATAGCAGTTAGTTCAATAATTCGATGGTAACCATGACTGATTTGCAGTTTGGTTTACTCCGAAGGTTAAATTGTTTTAGATCTACCGCTCAACTGAAAACTCATAGCAGTGCTGCCACACAGAAAGATAATTTTTGActtgaaaatatgaataacTTAAAAAATAGCTGTAGTTCAGTTCGGAAACTAAAtcgaaatatattaaataaagcaaaattCGACTGGAAAAAAACTGAATTGGCCACATTGCCTGCCAGAGACTTCAGTTGACTGCGTAGTAAATTATTTTACTTCGCATGCAGTTTTAGTTATTAGTTTGCTTAAAGAAATTCTGTGGTTGCCCAGAACACTTCTGGTGCTGGCAGAAAATTAGATTCCTGTAAAACAAATCTCATTGGACGAGGAAAAATCCAGCTTCCATTTTCCCCACTGGCGTAACGCGCAAATGTGTTTTTCATGTCACAGTCATTTGGGGTCCACAGTCCACCTACGGGCACCACCTTTCCGTGGGAGTCAGCAAATGCAAATGGTTCAAAAATAAATCCTGATCCATTCGGTATGGAGAGGTTTACATGAAAGGTGGGTCGGATATTAAATTAGCAGACATGCCGCATGGAACAACATCAGCAAGGAGacaggcaaacaaataaacaagtaGAAACGAAGAGCAAACATATCTCAGAATATGTCGTACTGTGACTGAGACATCgcgtatacgccacgttgcGCATTAAGTCAAATAAACGGGCATTCTTCGTGTCCAGACGAGCGTGCAACTTAGCGCCCCGCTGTCCTCCGACTCAAGTAAGCTAATAAGTACGTGTAAGTGCGGAATGCGACGAGTTTGAAACCAGTGAGAAGTCATCGTCATCATGGCCCATGGAGCTCGAATGAATGAGCGATGCTAATGATTTCCTCAAAACAAAGCAgaacactgagaaaaaagcAATGAGTTGAAAATCAAGATGTGCTTAAAATTCTAGGTTTTTGTACAATTGCGTATAGAGTGCCTTGTTTCAGTGCCCAAAACAATGTGTTGCTATGACATTTCGGTGGCAATCAGGGGCAATTAGTGCCCAAATGTCTCCGATAGACTCCGAATGAAGGCAACATGAGATGGACAATGGGCACCGCAGGCACAGCACATCACAGCAATTTGTGGGGGTCGTGACCATGGGCCATACCAAATTAATGCGGCTTTCGTTACCTAGTCCCGAAATCGGTTTTCCGCATTCGAGTTACTCGAATTCGAGTGCCATAATTGCTAGCATCCTCAGTAATTTGCATATCCTGACCGACCCTAAGTGCTATTTGAACAACAGTTTCCCTAGCAGGCCACATCTCGTGATGCCTCATGGCGAATTCATGGCTGCATGGCGAGAGTCCTGCGCATTGTCCTTGCCACACTTCTGGCTTGTTTGTCGCCTGTTCTAATGATGGTCTCCTGCTACGCAAACTATGAATTTACAGCGGCAATATTGACGCTGTCCGCCGGCAGAAACAGAAAAGCGAGGGTATATGTATAGCCCTAAGGCTCTACCACACGGGGGATAAATATTTGCCAGTCACTGGAGCAGAGACTACAATTTGGccaaagtgaaaccgcaaatcAGGTCGAGGCACTAAGCGCTGCAAGATGAACCCACTTCATTTTGCCCTGCCAGCCAATTGAAGGGATTGGCCAAAAAGTCAGAGTTCAACAGAGGCCACTCGAAAAGTGAGAAAACTCGGGCTCGGGCCGTTAAGAAAGCCAAGTTATAATGACTTTCTGGCAGCAAGAAGGGCGAAAAAGTGGTAACAGGCAAAGAAAGCCGCAGGACATTGGCATTTGGCCCAGACTTCGTGGCAGGGGTGCAGATTGAATGGTATGTGCGTGGTCGCTGATTTCCAGAATGAATACAATCCCAACGGTTCGTTATACCAAGTAGTGCTCTTGGCTTTAATGCCCACCCAAGCCCACAGACCAATGAAATTCGCATTAAACGCGTGATAAAGTTTCATTGTTGTCGCTTTGGCTTGGGTTTCCACCAACTGAGCTCCAGACTGCCACCAGACGGTATGGCGTTGTCCGTTTGATGGATTCACTAAGCATCCAAAGCATCGTATAATTGGTTTAGCACATTGATTGATGGGCTTGTGATGGCAGAAAGAAGGACTCTTTTGGGGCTGATGACTCTGCTTTTGAGTGCGGACTGTGAAGGCAGCGATTAAATGGCCACAGACCGCTTGACAGTTGCCTGTCAACTGGAGACACCTGAAGATCTGTCAGAAGCAAGCGCACCCATTGGCAATTCATCAGTATATGTACGTACACACAGGGCGTATACGCAACACAATGCCCAAAAGGATCACAAAGGAGGCGTTCGCAACTTTTCGACAGAGCTCTCCCACTCGCTTGACCATTCGTTCCTTCTTGTTTTCTTTCACCTTTCGCCTGACCCACCCACCCATCCATACTCGACCTTGACAGCCTGTTTGGAATCGACAGCATTATGCCCTAAATATTTTAGTAGCAATCTTTTAGGCCCAACCAACGAGAGAAAGAGAGGCTGGACGCCAGCCGAAAAAGCAGAAAAGGTTGAAAAATATAATCGCTTGAATGTGCCGACTTGTGCCTTGACCTTCCCATTGTTCGTTGGCTTTGTTGTGATGGCAAATGATAAATTGAttagttgttgctgctggctgctgccTCCACCCCCATCCACCTCCATCCACCTTCCTCAAATATTCAAATTCATATATATGTTGCAATTAACCTGCGTCTTTTTGTATCCGCACTCTTATCTTTGTCGCCGCGCTTCGTTAACTTCATATTGTTTTTATCGACAGCATTAAATGGATGCCTTAGGGGTCTTTTCGCAAAttaaagctaacaaaagtCGTCTGTGTGTTGCTATAGCTTAATGGATAAAATGTGCGAGGGCTAAACAATTAACTACGAGTATGACAAACATTTTTGGCTAGCTAAACATTTCGCATTCGGCTTCACATTCACATAGCGATTGATAGTTACTATTACCTTAAACGCTTAAGTATCTACTTTTAAAAGCCAGATTGACAAATTTACCTCAAAGGCCTTAAAGTACAATTCGCAGCTCGAATATTTGGGTTAAAAGTGGTCaggcattttatttattctagAGTTAATTAAGTCTCCAAAAGACGTCCTACGTccttttattaaaaattctttgaaaaaaaaagatattaCACTGTAATAATCTGCAAGCAAGAGGTTATACACTATGATTATCATAATACTAGGTATCATAAcccttttaaatataaatacccTTTTACGTAGtcatttctcgcagtgtactAGTTAAGCCTTCTTCCATCACAGCTATGCAATTTCCGGCATGTCAATACTGAGCGTGAATTCGGCGTAAAATTCCTAGTAATCCGTCGCCTCCATTCCAGATCAAGGACATCACGAGGAACATCCGCAAGGCTGTTGTGGCCACAACGCTCTCGGAGCTGCGGGCGAAGGTGTCGCTCAAATTTGAACGGGCTCAGCCGGCGATACACCTGGATTGCGATGGCACCGAGGTCGACGATGAGGAGTACTTCAGCACTCTGGAGCCAAATGCCGAATTGATTGCCGTCTTTCCCGGCGAGCAGTGGCGCGATGTGAGTTTCTTTCgtcccttcttttttttcaacCTGGATATGACTCCGACTTAGACTCATCCGACCATTCATGCAACGAACCCTTCCATTTGCCCCACAGCCCAGTGACTACAATGCCAATCTGCGTCGCACATCGCTGGATGCACAGCGTCTGCGGAGTCTGGTGAGCAAGCTGCAGCCGAACTATATGAACGATGATGATTTGGACAAGCTGTCGAACATGGATCCCAACTCCCTGGTGGATATCACGGGTCGGGAGCCCAAGGACAACGAATACTCAGCCAGGAGCGATGCCGCCCGGCTATCCACGGAATTGTCTTGCTAAGGGGATGCATCGTTCCCTCAACGAATTAACGTACGTTAGCTTAAGAAATGTGTGAATTGGAATGTAAATAGGGTATTTGTACGAGTTTATATGGCTAGCCGgagtatttttggaaaaagTTTTGATGACGGCACTTGATGCGACCGATATTTGGAtggttgtttttgctgctggaGGTTTTAACTCGCTAACCGTAGACCAGAAAGTTGTGTATTTTTCGAGCCCACATTGTCGTAGAGCAACTCACCCCGAATGTCTATTATCAGCCGCTAATTGTTCCTAGACCAATAGTCGTGTATGAGCCCATAGCCTGGAGTGCCTTGAAGGCCGATCTCCAGCACTGGACTACCTTATCCTCACCTCACCTAACCTCACTCAGCGGACGATTAACGAGCTGCAGAATAGAATTTGATCTAGACAAATagatataaaatatatgaaatatagTATATTTTCCATAGCGGAATCCTTGTGAATGTCACACGAATACCAATGCAGATTGGGTTATTAGGGAGCAACTAGAACTTGACGTTACTGAATCtcaattaaatgaattaataaTGGAATAAACCTTCACCCTAGGTGCACAGAAAGGGTTATAGcctgttttttgtatttatgcTGCATCATTGAACAAGCACCATTTGCTGCACCATTCGAAAGGTTATCGAGACCtgaatttaattcaattaacaTTTACGTTGTGCCCGCAAAAATCAATTGGAAATCGTAATTTGTaactataaaaaaaatacaaaaacaaaagcaacaaaagaaataaataaatgaataaatgtgTGAAAATTACTTTTTATCGAAACAATAAAATGCCATTTTATGTGCTGAGTTGGAATCTTGTCCGGATTTGCTGCGGTCGAGAGAAACTACTT
This genomic interval from Drosophila mauritiana strain mau12 chromosome 2R, ASM438214v1, whole genome shotgun sequence contains the following:
- the LOC117137759 gene encoding uncharacterized protein LOC117137759, producing the protein MTAMNADETKQAGMPQGAEEEQESEKEQKKESDGAWQCDPETRIVAPPPRQRTLTRTAELDADCEDIELDADDGVDDAADSITLELALSPHSSTTPTPSPTTADEDFAQLDNSKPFKIKDITRNIRKAVVATTLSELRAKVSLKFERAQPAIHLDCDGTEVDDEEYFSTLEPNAELIAVFPGEQWRDPSDYNANLRRTSLDAQRLRSLVSKLQPNYMNDDDLDKLSNMDPNSLVDITGREPKDNEYSARSDAARLSTELSC